The following coding sequences lie in one Aspergillus puulaauensis MK2 DNA, chromosome 3, nearly complete sequence genomic window:
- the ALG6 gene encoding dolichyl-P-Glc:Man(9)GlcNAc(2)-PP-dolichol alpha-1,3-glucosyltransferase ALG6 (BUSCO:EOG09260NZ8;~CAZy:GT57;~COG:G;~EggNog:ENOG410PGJR;~InterPro:IPR039488,IPR004856;~TransMembrane:13 (o56-78i158-180o192-210i222-248o254-272i279-298o378-399i406-424o430-447i454-470o476-500i521-540o552-571i);~go_component: GO:0005783 - endoplasmic reticulum [Evidence IEA];~go_function: GO:0016758 - transferase activity, transferring hexosyl groups [Evidence IEA];~go_function: GO:0042281 - dolichyl pyrophosphate Man9GlcNAc2 alpha-1,3-glucosyltransferase activity [Evidence IEA];~go_process: GO:0006488 - dolichol-linked oligosaccharide biosynthetic process [Evidence IEA]), which translates to MAPSAPSSYRPRKKRKSALFAGSNDSLTVDSGDGKAAPAFPLVSFLWGARAGVSQWLVLPLILLAAGLFRWAVSLWGYSGFNIPPMYGDFEAQRHWMEITIHLPLSKWYTYDLPYWGLDYPPLTAYHSWLLGKVGSIFEPMWFALDISRGLEDPLLKVFMRATVIVSEYLVYIPAVVTFLRRYTRMQAVPVWSSSVALSAILLQPATILIDHGHFQYNTVMLGLFVASLDAIMAGRMLWACIFFVGALGFKQMALYYAPVMFAFLLGVCIFPRPRIVRLLSISVVTVAAFIVLFLPLIHGTTSTEARENLQSTPEPPLLQALPLRLDSDSSLYPLIFQLTQIIHRIFPFSRGLFEDKVANAWCAVHTFYKLHRFEPELLKRVSLGATLASILIPCAIIFRHPRASILLPAFATVGWGFFLFSFQVHEKSVLLPLLPMTLLLAGDGGFNKDTRSWVGWANILGSWTLYPLLKRDGLRVPYFVVTYLWAFLLGLPPTSWQVYRHQKAAAATETEIEPNGLTKLIHSLFYLAMIGWHVLEAFVPPPPGKPDLWVVLNALIGAGGFGISYLWCLWKLISQSRRMDHKVEENRKKNQ; encoded by the exons ATGGCGCCCTCAGCCCCCTCTTCCTATCGTCCgcgcaagaagagaaagtcTGCACTCTTCGCTGGCTCCAACGACTCACTTACCGTGGACTCTGGGGACGGTAAAGCTGCGCCCGCATTTCCTTTAGTCTCATTTTTATGGGGTGCTCGGGCTGGTGTGTCACAATGGCTAGTCCTTCCTCTTATCCTGCTGGCAGCGGGCCTGTTTCGCTGGGCTGTAAGTCTGTGGGGGTATTCAG GCTTTAATATTCCTCCAATGTACGGTGATTTCGAAGCCCAGCGTCACTGGATGGAGATAACCATCCATCTTCCCTTGTCAAAATGGTATACGTACGATCTACCGTACTGGGGACTTGATTATCCGCCATTGACAGCGTATCATAGCTGGTTATTAGGAAAAGT AGGCTCAATTTTTGAGCCGATGTGGTTCGCCCTAGATATCTCCCGCGGCCTAGAAGACCCTCTACTCAAAGTCTTTATGCGTGCGACAGTGATCGTCTCCGAGTACCTCGTCTATATCCCGGCAGTTGTCACCTTCCTGCGACGTTACACCAGGATGCAAGCCGTTCCTGTATGGTCGTCTTCTGTTGCACTTAGTGCCATCCTCCTACAACCAGCAACCATACTTATCGACCACGGTCATTTCCAGTATAACACTGTGATGCTGGGTTTATTCGTTGCGTCTCTTGACGCCATAATGGCTGGACGCATGCTTTGGGCCTGCATTTTCTTCGTTGGGGCTCTGGGGTTTAAGCAAATGGCTCTATACTATGCACCGGTTATGTTCGCATTCCTCTTGGGCGTTTGCATTTTCCCCCGACCTCGAATTGTTCGACTCCTCAGTATCTCAGTCGTTACGGTTGCCGCCTTTATTGTCCTTTTCCTCCCTTTGATTCATGGTACTACAAGCACGGAGGCTAGGGAGAACCTTCAGTCTACTCCAGAACCACCTTTACTTCAGGCTCTTCCCCTTCGACTCGACAGTGATTCCTCATTATATCCCCTTATTTTTCAGCTGACCCAGATCATCCACCGGATTTTTCCGTTCTCTCGTGGTCTCTTTGAGGACAAAGTGGCGAATGCCTGGTGCGCCGTTCACACTTTTTACAAACTCCACCGATTTGAGCCGGAGCTACTGAAGCGCGTATCGCTCGGTGCTACATTGGCATCGATTCTGATACCATGCGCCATAATTTTCCGCCACCCCCGCGCCTCGATTCTCCTCCCTGCCTTTGCTACCGTTGGTTGGggctttttccttttctctttccaggTTCATGAAAAAAGTGTATTATTACCTTTACTTCCGATGACACTGctccttgctggtgatgggGGCTTCAATAAAGATACTCGGTCATGGGTAGGATGGGCGAATATCCTTGGCTCTTGGACTCTGTACCCGCTGCTCAAACGCGATGGCCTTCGGGTCCCATACTTCGTCGTGACATACCTTTGGGCCTTCCTGTTAGGCCTTCCCCCGACGTCGTGGCAGGTGTACCGCCATCAGAAAGCAGCGGCGGCCACAGAAACCGAAATCGAGCCCAATGGCCTAACAAAACTGATACATTCTTTGTTCTACCTTGCTATGATAGGATGGCATGTGCTCGAGGCGTTTGttcctccaccacctggTAAGCCAGATCTATGGGTGGTTCTCAATGCCCTCATTGGCGCTGGAGGTTTTGGAATCTCGTACCTCTGGTGCTTGTGGAAACTGATCAGCCAATCCCGCCGGATGGATCACAAAGTGGAAGAAAATCGGAAGAAGAATCAGTGA
- a CDS encoding copper metallochaperone COX17 (COG:O;~EggNog:ENOG410PSUK;~InterPro:IPR009069,IPR007745;~PFAM:PF05051;~go_component: GO:0005758 - mitochondrial intermembrane space [Evidence IEA];~go_function: GO:0005507 - copper ion binding [Evidence IEA];~go_function: GO:0016531 - copper chaperone activity [Evidence IEA]), which produces MSWLFGSSSGSAEKTPVPVATQAPAAEKPKPCCVCKDEKTTRDDCMLFSKSDEPTQECKSVIEQYKACMAGYGFKV; this is translated from the exons ATGTCGTGGCTTTTCGGTTCATCCAGCG GCTCTGCTGAAAAGACTCCCGTGCCCGTCGCGACGCAAGCACCAGCTGCAGAGAAGCCTAAG CCGTGTTGCGTATGCAAAGACGAAAAGACAACTCGAGATGATTGCATGCTTTTCTCCAAATCCGATGAACCGACGCAAGAATGCAAGTCAGTGATAGAGCAGTACAAGGCCTGCATGGCCGGGTACGGATTCAAGGTCTAA
- a CDS encoding GTPase-activating protein RNA1 (BUSCO:EOG09260KNI;~COG:A,T,Y;~EggNog:ENOG410PGV5;~InterPro:IPR001611,IPR032675;~PFAM:PF13516;~go_function: GO:0005515 - protein binding [Evidence IEA]), with protein sequence MAPPKIFSLEGKGLKLDSAEDIDAQIKPLTESTGYTEIRLGGNTLGVPASERLAAVLSTQKSLEVAELADIFTSRLLSEIPAALTFLLNALLEISTLHTINLSDNAFGANTQKPLVDFLSRHIPLRHLILNNNGMGPEAGSNIAKALTELAERKEEARKGGKEAPLLESIVCGRNRLENGSMAAWARAYEVHATGIRSVKMTQNGIRQEGISHLLKEGLRHASALEVLDLQDNTFTVTGSTALATVLSGWSSLRELGVGDCLLSARGGVKVAQALAEAKNQKVETLRLQYNDISAEGVKQFLHAAKTALPSLRRIELNGNKFQEEDNSIMELSELLDARKEEHGKDDDPEDMWGVDELDELEEESEEEEEEEEEEEEEAEKAERVVKEAEEAETEKVAQKEDKAVDKLAEVLGKTGI encoded by the coding sequence ATGGCCCCTCCAAAGATCTTTTCTCTCGAGGGCAAGGGTTTGAAATTGGACTCAGCTGAAGACATTGACGCCCAAATTAAGCCTCTAACTGAGAGCACTGGCTATACTGAAATCCGCCTTGGGGGAAATACTTTAGGTGTCCCAGCGTCCGAACGCCTCGCCGCTGTCCTTTCCACCCAGAAGAGCCTCGAAGTGGCCGAGCTCGCTGATATCTTCACCTCCCGTTTGCTCAGCGAAATCCCTGCCGCTCTCACCTTCCTTCTCAATGCGCTTCTCGAGATCTCGACGCTTCACACTATTAATCTTTCCGACAATGCTTTCGGCGCAAACACGCAGAAGCCCCTCGTCGATTTCCTCTCTCGCCACATCCCTCTCCGCCACCTAATTTTGAACAACAATGGAATGGGACCGGAGGCCGGGTCGAACATCGCCAAAGCCCTTACAGAGCTCGCAGAGCGCAAAGAGGAGGCGCGCAAGGGCGGAAAGGAGGCTCCTCTGCTGGAAAGCATTGTCTGCGGACGGAACCGATTGGAAAATGGCAGCATGGCAGCTTGGGCCCGGGCTTACGAGGTACATGCGACTGGAATACGGTCGGTGAAGATGACCCAGAACGGAATCCGTCAAGAAGGTATCTCTCACCTGCTGAAGGAGGGTCTTCGCCACGCCAGTGCTCTCGAAGTTCTTGACCTGCAGGACAACACTTTCACAGTCACCGGATCCACTGCTCTTGCTACTGTGCTCAGTGGATGGTCTTCCCTCCGCGAACTCGGAGTTGGTGACTGCTTGCTTTCTGCCCGTGGTGGAGTCAAGGTTGCCCAAGCTCTTGCTGAGGCCAAGAACCAGAAGGTCGAGACCCTTCGCCTGCAATACAACGATATCTCAGCCGAAGGTGTCAAGCAATTTTTGCACGCCGCTAAGACCGCCCTTCCATCTCTACGCCGCATTGAGCTCAACGGAAACAAAttccaggaggaggataatAGCATCATGGAACTCAGCGAGCTCCTGGACGCCCGAAAGGAAGAACACGGCAAGGATGATGACCCTGAGGACATGTGGGGAGTCGACGAGCTAGAtgagttggaggaagagagcgaggaggaggaggaggaagaagaagaggaagaggaggaggctgagaaggctgaGAGGGTTGTtaaggaggccgaggaggctgagacTGAGAAGGTAGCTCAAAAGGAAGACAAGGCAGTCGACAAGCTAGCCGAGGTTCTAGGGAAGACCGGCATCTAA
- the DST1 gene encoding transcription elongation factor DST1 (BUSCO:EOG092645TJ;~COG:K;~EggNog:ENOG410PFX1;~InterPro:IPR035100,IPR003617,IPR036575,IPR017923, IPR035441,IPR003618,IPR001222,IPR006289;~PFAM:PF01096,PF08711,PF07500;~go_component: GO:0005634 - nucleus [Evidence IEA];~go_function: GO:0003676 - nucleic acid binding [Evidence IEA];~go_function: GO:0008270 - zinc ion binding [Evidence IEA];~go_process: GO:0006351 - transcription, DNA-templated [Evidence IEA];~go_process: GO:0006355 - regulation of transcription, DNA-templated [Evidence IEA]), which yields MALEPKEIELKAKALTKAATQNEPAANIVSLLKELQQGVKASEDLLRSTRVGIIVNKFKQHKSPEVARLSSEIVSRWRNEVNKQKASGSTGGSQRSSASPRPPHNGTASPASATPSDKASKLSVPPDKRTWKADGVDTNQTGIKARDNCIGLIYDGLCLNSTEPPKAVLSKAAAVEAAAYDAFGPETKEAYRTKIRSLFQNLKNKSNPTLRVRVLSNSVTPEHFVKMSHDELRSDEQREKDAKIQKENMDKAMVAQAERSISKSLQCGKCGQRKVTYTEAQTRSADEPMTLFCTCLNCGKSWRQ from the coding sequence ATGGCACTGGAACCGAAGGAAATCGAACTGAAGGCAAAGGCCCTAACGAAGGCCGCAACTCAAAATGAGCCAGCGGCCAACATAGTATCGCTATTAAAGGAATTACAACAGGGTGTCAAGGCCTCGGAAGACTTACTGCGATCCACCCGTGTCGGTATCATAGTCAACAAATTCAAACAACACAAATCGCCGGAAGTTGCACGCTTATCGAGTGAGATTGTCTCCAGATGGCGAAACGAGGTCAACAAGCAGAAAGCGAGCGGATCAACAGGGGGAAGTCAACGATCAAGCGCATCTCCCCGTCCGCCTCATAATGGAACCGCCTCACCTGCCAGTGCGACTCCGTCGGATAAAGCCTCAAAGCTCTCAGTGCCTCCAGATAAGAGAACATGGAAGGCGGACGGAGTTGACACAAACCAAACGGGTATCAAGGCACGCGACAACTGCATTGGTCTTATTTATGATGGACTTTGTCTTAACTCGACGGAGCCTCCGAAGGCTGTGCTATCAAAGGCTGCAGCAGTCGAAGCTGCAGCGTACGACGCCTTCGGGCCTGAAACGAAAGAGGCATACCGCACCAAGATCCGCAGTCTATTCCAGAACCTCAAAAACAAGTCCAACCCAACACTCCGCGTGCGCGTTTTGAGCAACTCCGTCACTCCTGAGCACTTTGTGAAAATGTCACACGACGAGCTCCGGTCCGACGAACAGCGCGAGAAGGATGCAAAGATCCAAAAGGAGAACATGGACAAGGCCATGGTAGCCCAGGCCGAGCGCAGTATCAGTAAAAGCTTGCAGTGCGGAAAATGTGGTCAACGAAAGGTGACCTATACTGAGGCACAGACCCGCAGTGCAGATGAGCCTATGACATTGTTCTGCACATGCTTGAATTGTGGAAAGTCATGGCGCCAGTAA
- a CDS encoding uncharacterized protein (COG:S;~EggNog:ENOG410PQW1), which produces MPARADLITGTSALCAAFSTGADIPTLLSTFTTSPTPYIYEHGLSSLAPFLGRTFRGQDGLTKYFDLLSENLGVESMDLDGEKNWIVDTENAVVCLKGRARFVSKATGQGWDEVFIYKISLAKEGGDGNGKGGWKVRAYEVWADTGAAYLAARGELNGLS; this is translated from the coding sequence ATGCCCGCCCGCGCCGACTTGATAACCGGCACAAGCGCCCTCTGCGCGGCTTTCTCAACCGGCGCCGACATCCccaccctcctctcaacATTCACCACCTCCCCGACGCCATATATCTACGAGCACGGTCTCTCTTCGCTCGCGCCATTCCTGGGCCGCACATTCCGTGGACAGGATGGTTTAACGAAGTACTTTGACCTGCTGAGCGAGAACCTTGGGGTTGAGAGTATGGACCTTGATGGGGAGAAGAACTGGATTGTTGATACGGAGAACGCGGTTGTTTGCTTAAAGGGGAGAGCAAGATTTGTGAGTAAGGCGACGGGGCAGGGATGGGACGAGGtgtttatttataagatttcTTTGGCGAAGGAAGGGGGGGATGGGAACGGAAAAGGAGGGTGGAAGGTAAGGGCTTATGAGGTTTGGGCGGATACAGGGGCGGCGTATTTGGCTGCACGGGGAGAGTTGAACGGTTTATCTTGA
- a CDS encoding putative pectin methylesterase (CAZy:CE8;~COG:G;~EggNog:ENOG410PI3K;~InterPro:IPR000070,IPR011050,IPR012334;~PFAM:PF01095;~SECRETED:SignalP(1-19);~go_function: GO:0030599 - pectinesterase activity [Evidence IEA];~go_process: GO:0042545 - cell wall modification [Evidence IEA]) codes for MLRPYFWVFLFLNTLLVCAARIPSNARQNCQRSLEACPKGTVVVSASNPKAQFSTVQGAIESLPNDKSSQTILVLAGEYIEQLNVTRPGPVTLLGQTDHITDASKNKVSITWAQANHDNTGQSVDNVFSSVLVVAPTLDSSYTGSGPTGYPVPEDTPFGSVDFRVYNIDFVNTWSDFSDGPAHALSFSRANGGFYYCGFYSYQDTVYVGKLANAYFHKSIIAGQTDFLYGFGTAWIQSSEILLRNCGGGITAWKGTNTTFENKYGVYIVESTVRAANTSIAPDIIGSCPLGRPWNSLHRSIFADSYEDGSVASSGYIDWVVDGESRLTNGTFMAEYRVFGPGFNKTGRASTNASIVLTSREYAPYDSPQKVFLTPNGKPDNVDWIDWHA; via the exons ATGTTAAGGCCATACTTTTGGGTCTTCTTGTTTCTCAATACCCTCCTGGTGTGCGCAGCAAGAATACCCTCCAACGCTCGTCAGAATTGCCAGAGATCTCTAGAAGCATGTCCCAAAGGCACAGTCGTTGTTTCGGCGTCCAATCCTAAAGCTCAATTTTCAACCGTTCAAGGCGCGATTGAGTCGCTGCCAAATGACAAAAGTAGCCAGACAATCCTTGTCCTAGCAGGCGAATACATCGAGCAACTGAATGTCACCCGGCCTGGCCCGGTCACTTTGCTAGGCCAGACGGACCACATAACTGATGCCTCGAAGAATAAGGTGTCCATCACCTGGGCACAAGCCAACCATGATAATACCGGCCAAAGTGTCGACAATGTGTTCTCAAGTGTCTTGGTCGTTGCACCCACCCTCGATTCCAGTTACACAGGCTCCGGTCCGACAGGGTATCCTGTGCCTGAGGACACGCCTTTTGGTAGCGTCGATTTTCGCGTGTACAACATTGACTTTGTGAATACCTGGTCTGACTTTTCAGATGGCCCAGCACATGCTCTCAGCTTTAGTCGAGCCAATGGTGGCTTTTATTACTGCGGATTCTATTCGTACCAAGACACT GTCTACGTAGGCAAATTAGCCAACGCATACTTTCACAAGAGTATTATAGCTGGACAGACCGACTTCCTATACGGCTTCGGTACCGCCTGGATCCAATCATCTGAGATCCTCCTTCGcaactgcggcggcggcatcacTGCCTGGAAAGGTACCAACACCACCTTTGAGAACAAGTATGGCGTCTACATCGTCGAATCGACAGTCCGAGCTGCCAATACCTCGATTGCCCCGGACATCATCGGTAGCTGCCCGCTTGGTCGACCCTGGAACAGCTTGCATCGATCTATCTTCGCAGACTCGTACGAGGACGGCAGCGTTGCGTCCTCCGGATACATCGACTGGGTTGTTGACGGAGAGAGCCGTCTAACCAACGGGACCTTCATGGCCGAGTATCGCGTTTTCGGACCGGGATTCAACAAGACTGGTCGTGCTTCCACCAATGCTTCGATTGTCTTGACCTCAAGGGAATATGCGCCATATGACTCCCCGCAGAAGGTCTTCCTAACTCCAAATGGCAAACCAGACAATGTTGACTGGATTGACTGGCACGCATAG